The following proteins are co-located in the Rattus norvegicus strain BN/NHsdMcwi chromosome 19, GRCr8, whole genome shotgun sequence genome:
- the LOC134483374 gene encoding uncharacterized protein LOC134483374 isoform X2 encodes MFARLCRCFGRVDVDREESRVKQTKPKEACRQTSSPENVLNKVQANEEEERLNRELELTTKERNELTDRLLYVTGGSMSKRYALLQTNDLVLNLISHREEIQNLTLTEE; translated from the exons atgtttgcccgtctttgtaggtgctttgggagagttgatgttgatagagaagagtctagagtgaagcaaacgaaacctaaag aggcctgcagacagacgtcatcccctgaaaatgtcctaaacaaggtgcaggccaacgaggaagaggagaggctgaatagagaactggagctaactaccaaggagagaaatgagctgacagatcgcctcctttatgtgacaggtggatccatgagcaagaggtatgcattgctccaaacaaacgaccttgttctaaacctcatctcccatagagaggagattcagaacctgacccttactgaggagtga
- the LOC134483374 gene encoding uncharacterized protein LOC134483374 isoform X1 yields the protein MFARLCRCFGRVDVDREESRVKQTKPKGNDGHRTWGMWKACRQTSSPENVLNKVQANEEEERLNRELELTTKERNELTDRLLYVTGGSMSKRYALLQTNDLVLNLISHREEIQNLTLTEE from the exons atgtttgcccgtctttgtaggtgctttgggagagttgatgttgatagagaagagtctagagtgaagcaaacgaaacctaaaggtaatgatggacacaggacatggggaatgtgga aggcctgcagacagacgtcatcccctgaaaatgtcctaaacaaggtgcaggccaacgaggaagaggagaggctgaatagagaactggagctaactaccaaggagagaaatgagctgacagatcgcctcctttatgtgacaggtggatccatgagcaagaggtatgcattgctccaaacaaacgaccttgttctaaacctcatctcccatagagaggagattcagaacctgacccttactgaggagtga